A DNA window from Fusarium fujikuroi IMI 58289 draft genome, chromosome FFUJ_chr11 contains the following coding sequences:
- a CDS encoding probable MNN2-type II membrane protein, producing MLRPWRDDASKSGKWVSVVTARHRLVKILGVFICFICALTLWEFWADLSVAYKRVSSSSLTQTNQTQSDSSTTPNLNPISTSGPQFTGPTEQTTKFWENLVTEFYAAEPHGDKIKPPNSLSRDKFDPHGSKAQIHTDWLEVSDEEVESLKENHAKFVQSLRHLAPKVPFKRNTKGIVITAKGSAVGVAATAIRMLRHVGSRLPVQLFLDSASEAEHEQCNNTLSSMQVQCLNMDDFLKLPDTTSVKQPTIEKYQYKPLSILFSSFQDILFLDSDAFPIRNPDHLLTVEPYKSRGLVTWPDFWLPTISPLFYKIAGAKAPNVTIDSRSSESGVMLYNKARHADSLLLAAYYNFYGPRFYYQLHSQGAWGSGDKETFMQSALVLGNPYWQVAKPATLITDEKINWGSGIWQADPEQDWKLQTQKGRNQTTVSTRKRKQRITEDEVKITSTMFAHLNRVKFDTRHPSQVLEDLVPERPDGTLSRLWGDDVDKIKDVAGFDLEKAIWEEAIKANCDRELMEECDKIRKYYEATF from the coding sequence ATGCTTCGGCCTTGGCGTGATGACGCCTCCAAAAGCGGGAAATGGGTCAGCGTCGTAACCGCGCGCCATCGTCTCGTCAAAATTCTTGGCGTTTTCATCTGTTTCATCTGCGCCCTCACGCTCTGGGAATTCTGGGCAGATCTTTCTGTCGCCTACAAAAGAGTCTCGTCATCAAGCCTCACTCAAACTAACCAAACTCAATCCGACTCTTCAACCACGCCAAATTTGAACCCTATCTCTACGAGCGGGCCTCAATTTACTGGACCGACTGAGCAGACGACGAAATTCTGGGAGAACCTTGTCACGGAATTCTACGCAGCGGAACCTCATGGTGATAAGATCAAACCGCCCAATTCTCTATCGCGCGACAAGTTTGATCCTCATGGCTCAAAGGCGCAGATACACACGGACTGGTTGGAGGTATCTGATGAGGAAGTCGAATCATTGAAAGAGAATCATGCAAAGTTTGTGCAAAGCCTTCGGCACTTGGCTCCGAAAGTACCGTTCAAACGCAACACCAAGGGTATTGTCATCACTGCCAAAGGATCAGCAGTTGGAGTAGCAGCGACGGCCATACGGATGCTACGACATGTTGGGTCGCGTTTACCCGTCCAGCTTTTTCTCGACTCGGCAAGCGAAGCTGAGCACGAACAGTGCAACAATACACTATCCAGTATGCAGGTGCAATGCTTGAATATGGACGATTTCTTAAAGTTGCCTGATACAACATCCGTTAAGCAACCCACGATTGAAAAGTATCAGTACAAGCCCTTGTCGAttctcttctccagcttTCAAGACATCCTATTCCTTGATTCCGACGCCTTTCCAATTCGAAATCCCGATCATCTCCTCACCGTGGAACCGTATAAAAGTCGCGGACTTGTGACATGGCCCGACTTTTGGCTGCCAACGATATCTCCCCTCTTCTACAAGATTGCTGGAGCCAAGGCGCCCAACGTTACTATCGACTCCAGAAGTTCAGAATCCGGAGTTATGCTATACAACAAAGCGAGGCACGCAGACAGTCTCTTGCTCGCGGCATACTACAACTTTTACGGGCCAAGGTTCTACTATCAACTTCATTCGCAGGGTGCTTGGGGATCAGGCGACAAGGAGACTTTCATGCAGAGCGCGTTGGTTCTAGGCAACCCCTACTGGCAGGTCGCAAAGCCAGCTACGCTGATTACTGATGAGAAAATCAACTGGGGGAGCGGTATCTGGCAGGCTGATCCTGAGCAAGACTGGAAGCTGCAAACACAGAAAGGACGAAACCAAACAACCGTATCTACACGGAAGCGAAAACAAAGGATAACCGAGGACGAAGTCAAGATTACGAGCACAATGTTTGCCCATCTCAACAGAGTCAAGTTCGATACTAGGCATCCGAGTCAGGTGCTGGAAGACCTAGTACCTGAGCGTCCAGACGGAACTCTATCGCGACTCTGGGGAGACGATGtggacaagatcaaagacGTCGCTGGATTCGATCTTGAAAAGGCCATATGGGAGGAGGCTATCAAGGCTAATTGTGACCGAGAGTTGATGGAGGAATGTGACAAGATACGAAAGTATTACGAAGCAACGTTTTAG
- a CDS encoding related to ribonucleases — MTFIKALIPLALYLAGAQAKSCSAGGKPTAEFCSKDLPLSCHNTTAVQDTCCFIPAGQLLQTQFWDSDPVAGPHDSWTIHGLWPDYCDGTYPQFCDKSREYTDIKDLVTKFLGKKTVSYMDKYWVSQDGNDESLWEHEFNKHGTCISTLEPSCYTNYETGAEAADYVKKTISLFKTLPTYKWLAEAGIKPSTTKTYTADEIVDALAEHHGARVTIGCSNGSLSEVWYHFNVKGSLQDGQFVSTEPDGSKSSCPDTGIKYAPKK; from the exons ATGACGTTCATCAAGGCCCTCATTCCTCTTGCGCTTTACCTTGCTGGAGCGCAGGCTAAGTCTTGCTCTGCTGGTGGTAAGCCCACCGCTGAGTTTTGCTCAAAGGACCTTCCTCTGTCGTGTCACAACACCACTGCCGTTCAAGACACTTGCTGCTTCATTCCCGCTggccagcttcttcagactCAATTCTGGGATAGCGACCCCGTAGCTGGACCTCATG ACTCCTGGACCATTCACGGTCTCTGGCCCGACTACTGCGACGGCACATATCCCCAGTTCTGTGACAAGTCCCGCGAGTACACCGACATCAAGGACCTCGTAACCAAGTTCCTCGGCAAAAAGACCGTGTCCTACATGGATAAGTACTGGGTCAGCCAAGACGGCAATGACGAGTCTCTCTGGGAGCACGAGTTCAACAAGCACGGCACATGCATCAGCACCCTCGAGCCAAGCTGCTACACCAACTACGAGACTGGCGCTGAAGCCGCTGATTACGTCAAGAAGACCATCTCCCTGTTCAAGACTCTTCCTACATACAAGTGGCTCGCTGAGGCTGGTATCAAGCCTTCCACGACAAAGACTTATACTGCCGATGAGATTGTGGATGCTTTGGCGGAACACCATGGCGCTCGTGTCACCATTGGCTGCTCTAATGGCTCATTAAGCGAGGTTTGGTACCATTTCAACGTCAAGGGCTCGCTGCAGGACGGCCAGTTTGTGTCTACTGAGCCTGATGGAAGCAAGAGCTCTTGCCCAGACACCGGTATCAAGTATGCTCCTAAGAAGTAA
- a CDS encoding related to large-conductance mechanosensitive channel, with translation MRFSAGLIPALGALASLGEATPTFLGGGASGSAGGEVSGGADAHLGVGAGGSAGAGAGAGAGGHLGGSLSGGASGHIGGEAGGEAGAGAGAGAGAGGKVGGEIGGEIGGKIGGGAGAGAGAGAGAGAGGSAGGKIGGSIGGGAEGHLGGGAEGGAGAGAGGKIGAGAGGKVGGEIGGEVGGKIGGGAGAGAGAGAGAGGKIGGEIGGGAEGHIGGGAGGKIGGGVGGKIGAGAGIGAGIGLGGLLGGGIEWNAGGGADWHTGTSCSIGNAWKDHILFQGICAPETSTTPAVNLGLNLPSCQITGDIGFACGADFLTTPNVRVGLGGISAYIEIDLSASAAVHQSVELFTAPKLGIAIPGLDAELKAAIEAAIAIDLVVGCGKAIDLSAGVYVKFPESAYVDISLLTKEVIHASLEGLVTKALPVGVGADVELGAGIDLQLGLRLRSELSIGGGLEIPVLGLGGKAGADVGFGAGVWFSLFDYTATIGGGAGASAGIDVTGEFGCNLGLAIDKKFDFSGGLFGLIPNLSVGLAKGIKSTFSQKTRGTCGSFIGHFKKGGFIGGPTISASGAITATGGASADITIPAGVTHSVEFSGSIGVPDVSASVDIPGASGDLTGSDSLPVATTGAEIPSDSASYEAPAVTASGDVTGSVELPVATDSVEVPAGSASGDLTVSGAIPTGPEGVPTHTIPAGGDVTAIFGTHTAGATVTVSGSEGFTTYISGSTGFTTVVSGSEGYTTVLSGSEGDFTTVVSGSAGFTTVVSGSEGYTTVVPGNSPSATGGSDYNLPSAPAGGNTDATSAGNVPAESDSLPASTGSADSDKPAVTTGSGSDAEETSAPAVTAAPDASGMITSTIRETHVYTITSCAASVINCPASYTQKIVTQTVIERTTVCPATATAVPETPVEGGNGSNQGGDSKPGEGSDNGNNGSAPAPTSPPDAAKTTIDLVTITQDVTTIVPCTKFVTSTFVAPTTVHVPAAPTVTIIQGHTGQAPQQTGTQQPGAFTTLTRVPATATDSGASPTEGSEQPANPQAPGNTGPGAQPTYNVPSNGTIPGGKPSPTDQVPVVAGASLVSAGSMLLALPMALAFVM, from the coding sequence ATGCGTTTCTCTGCTGGACTCATCCCTGCCTTGGGAGCTCTTGCTTCGCTGGGCGAAGCAACTCCTACTTTCCTCGGTGGCGGAGCATCAGGCTCTGCTGGCGGCGAGGTCTCAGGTGGTGCTGATGCCCATCTCGGAGTCGGAGCCGGTGGTAGTGCAGGAGCCGGCGCAGGAGCTGGTGCAGGTGGTCATCTCGGCGGTAGCCTCAGCGGTGGAGCTTCCGGTCATATCGGAGGTGAAGCTGGAGGTGAGGccggagctggagctggagctggagctggcgCCGGCGGAAAGGTCGGTGGTGAAATCGGCGGTGAAATCGGCGGCAAGAttggtggaggagctggCGCTGGTGCCGGCGCAggagctggtgctggtgctggcggAAGTGCTGGCGGCAAGATCGGTGGCAGCATTGGCGGCGGCGCTGAAGGTCACCTAGGAGGTGGTGCTGAAggcggtgctggtgctggagcCGGTGGAAAGATTGgcgctggtgctggtggcaaGGTTGGCGGTGAAATCGGTGGTGAGGTTGGTGGTAAGATCGGAGGAGGTGCTGgtgccggagccggagccggagccggagctgGTGGAAAGATCGGAGGCGAAATCGGCGGTGGTGCCGAGGGTCACATTGGAGGAGGTGCTGGCGGCAAGATTGGAGGCGGTGTTGGAGGTAAGATCGGAGCTGGCGCTGGTATTGGCGCTGGTATCGGTCTCGGCGGTCTTCTCGGTGGTGGCATCGAGTGGAACGCCGGCGGTGGTGCTGACTGGCACACTGGTACTTCCTGCAGCATCGGTAACGCCTGGAAGGATCACATCCTCTTCCAGGGCATCTGCGCTCCCGAGACCTCAACTACTCCTGCTGTCAACCTGGGCCTGAACCTCCCCAGCTGCCAGATCACTGGTGACATTGGCTTCGCTTGTGGTGCTGACTTCCTCACTACTCCCAACGTTCGTGTTGGTCTCGGTGGCATCTCTGCCTACATCGAGATCGATCTCTCTGCTTCCGCTGCCGTCCATCAGTCCGTCGAACTCTTCACTGCCCCCAAGCTTGGTATTGCTATCCCCGGTCTTGACGCTGAGCTGAAGGCCGCTATTGAGGCTGCCATCGCTATCGATCTTGTTGTCGGCTGTGGTAAGGCTATCGATCTCTCTGCTGGTGTCTACGTCAAGTTCCCTGAGTCTGCCTACGTCGATATCTCCCTGCTCACCAAGGAGGTCATCCACGCTTCCCTTGAGGGTCTCGTCACCAAGGCTCTTCCCGTTGGCGTCGGTGCCGATGTCGAGCTTGGTGCTGGTATCGATCTTCAGCTTGGTCTCCGTCTTCGTTCTGAGCTCAGCATTGGCGGCGGTCTCGAGATCCCTGTTCTCGGTCTCGGCGGCAAGgctggtgctgatgttggCTTCGGTGCTGGTGTCTGGTTCTCTCTCTTCGACTACACTGCCACCATTGGAGGCGGTGCCGGTGCCAGCGCTGGTATTGATGTCACTGGTGAGTTTGGCTGCAACCTTGGTCTCGCTATCGACAAGAAGTTCGACTTCAGCGGCGGTCTCTTCGGTCTCATCCCCAACCTTTCCGTTGGTCTCGCCAAGGGTATCAAGTCCACCTTCTCCCAGAAGACCCGCGGTACTTGCGGCAGCTTCATCGGCCACTTCAAGAAGGGTGGCTTCATTGGCGGTCCTACCATCTCTGCTTCCGGCGCTATCACTGCTACTGGTGGCGCTTCTGCCGACATCACCATTCCCGCTGGCGTTACCCACTCTGTTGAGTTCTCTGGCTCCATCGGTGTCCCTGACGTTTCTGCCTCTGTCGATATCCCTGGTGCTTCCGGTGATCTCACTGGCTCTGACTCTCTCCCCGTCGCTACCACCGGTGCTGAGATCCCCTCCGACTCTGCCTCATATGAGGCTCCCGCTGTTACTGCCTCTGGTGATGTGACTGGTTCTGTCGAACTCCCTGTTGCTACTGATTCCGTTGAGGTTCCTGCTGGCTCTGCTTCTGGCGATCTCACTGTCTCTGGTGCCATCCCCACTGGCCCTGAGGGTGTTCCCACTCACACCATCCCTGCTGGCGGCGATGTCACTGCCATCTTCGGTACTCACACCGCCGGTGCCACTGTCACTGTCTCTGGTTCCGAGGGCTTCACTACTTATATCTCTGGCTCTACTGGTTTCACTACTGTTGTGTCTGGCTCAGAGGGTTACACCACTGTTCTCTCCGGCTCTGAGGGCGACTTCACTACCGTTGTCTCCGGATCTGCTGGCTTCACCACTGTCGTTTCCGGTTCCGAGGGCTACACCACCGTCGTTCCCGGCAACTCCCCTTCTGCTACTGGTGGTTCTGACTACAACCTTCCCTCTGCTCCCGCTGGTGGCAACACTGATGCTACTTCTGCTGGTAACGTTCCCGCTGAGTCTGACAGCCTCCCTGCCAGCACTGGATCTGCCGACTCCGACAAGCCTGCTGTCACCACTGGCTCTGGatctgatgctgaggagaccTCTGCCCCTGCTGTCACCGCCGCTCCCGATGCTTCTGGCATGATCACCAGCACCATCCGCGAGACTCACGTCTACACCATCACATCTTGTGCTGCCTCTGTCATCAATTGCCCTGCTTCTTACACTCAGAAGATCGTCACCCAGACTGTCATCGAGCGCACCACCGTCTGCcctgccactgccactgctgTACCTGAGACTCCCGTCGAGGGCGGCAACGGTTCCAACCAAGGCGGAGACTCCAAGCCTGGTGAGGGTTCTGACAACGGTAACAACGGCTCTGCTCCCGCTCCTACCTCTCCTCCCGATGCTGCTAAGACCACCATCGACCTTGTCACCATCACCCAGGACGTCACCACCATCGTTCCTTGCACCAAGTTCGTCACCAGCACCTTCGTTGCTCCTACCACTGTCCACGTCCCTGCTGCCCCCACTGTCACCATCATCCAGGGACACACTGGCCAGGCTCCTCAGCAGACTGGTACCCAGCAACCCGGTGCGTTCACCACCCTCACCCGAGTCCCGGCCACTGCCACCGACTCTGGTGCCTCACCCACTGAGGGCTCTGAGCAGCCTGCCAACCCCCAGGCCCCTGGTAACACTGGCCCTGGTGCCCAGCCTACCTACAACGTTCCCTCAAACGGAACCATCCCCGGAGGCAAGCCCTCCCCAACTGATCAAGTTCCCGTAgttgctggagcttctcTCGTCAGTGCTGGATCTATGCTCCTCGCACTCCCTATGGCCCTTGCCTTTGTCAtgtaa
- a CDS encoding related to L-fucose permease — translation MRSRQPDLWAAEYITFAAATIFLILRIASRRITRIRFWWDDYFACASYATAVCWGIVLPIWIHHGFGLHAKDVEGMTFTEANYTTKKYLFIMEHFYAFTLFFAKISILSFYWRMFRVANIQIFVSVLLVCSILWILVRTFLTTFHCYPVRAFWDPTMEHYTCAIKSSDFFFGTVLAHVIIDVGILILPIVQIQKLQLPTLQKIAIIFMFMFGILVCVAGLVIVSVSASFDNKSVDMTWQLAPVIIWASVEVNLVTVSTCLPIIRPACLYLFTCTNPVSSIRSGSNNFGSNYGRSQTKHSIRLGTIGKDESSSTHELARSEPSGSESFNSEFEHEDQRHGNIATVTGPGSSANLAHPADVGGIMVKNETVVHVSRARSSR, via the exons ATGCGGTCAAGGCAGCCTGATCTTTGGGCGGCCGAGTACATTACCTTTGCAGCGGCGACTATCTTTCTTATCCTACGTATTGCCAGCCGAAGAATTACGAGGATCAGGTTCTGGTGGGATGATTACTTTGCCTGTGCAAGTTAT GCCACTGCGGTTTGCTGGGGCATTGTATTGCCTATCT GGATTCACCATGGCTTCGGATTGCACGCGAAGGATGTAGAGGGCATGACCTTTACGGAAGCCAACTACACGACCAAGAAATACCTTTTTATAATGGAACACTTCTACGCCTTCACCCTCTTCTTCGCAAAGATCTCCATACTATCCTTCTACTGGCGCATGTTCCGTGTCGCAAACATCCAGATATTTGTCTCGGTCTTGTTGGTCTGCTCCATTCTTTGGATTCTTGTTCGC ACATTCCTGACGACATTTCACTGTTACCCTGTGCGAGCATTCTGGGATCCTACGATGGAACACTATACCTGCGCTATCAAGAGCAGtgacttcttctttggtaCTGTGCTTGCGCACGTTATAATAGACGTTGGCATCTTGATCCTGCCCATCGTTcagatccagaagcttcAGCTCCCGACCCTGCAGAAGATTGCGATCATCTTTATGTTCATGTTCGGTATTCT GGTTTGCGTAGCTGGTCTTGTCATTGTCAGTGTGTCAGCATCATTCGACAACAAGTCCGTCGACATGACATGGCAATTGGCTCCCGTCATTATTTGGGCATCGGTTGAGGTCAACTTAGTGACAGTATCCA CCTGTCTTCCCATCATCCGACCAGCCTGCCTTTATCTCTTCACATGCACGAATCCCGTATCATCGATCAGATCCGGATCAAACAACTTCGGCAGCAACTATGGTCGAAGTCAAACAAAGCACTCAATTCGTCTCGGAACTATAGGGAAGGACGAGTCAAGCTCTACACACGAGCTCGCCAGAAGCGAGCCAAGCGGGAGCGAATCCTTCAATTCGGAGTTCGAGCACGAAGATCAGCGACATGGAAACATTGCTACTGTGACTGGTCCCGGGAGTTCGGCTAATCTGGCGCATCCAGCGGATGTTGGTGGTATCATGGTCAAAAACGAAACTGTGGTGCATGTGTCGAGGGCTagatcatcaagatga